A DNA window from Candidatus Afararchaeum irisae contains the following coding sequences:
- a CDS encoding phosphoribosylaminoimidazolesuccinocarboxamide synthase yields the protein MTSVKNFSIYEEATSEELGRGEFVFTDDYSVFDWGKMPDKIESKGRSLCTMGAYNFELLEDEGIETHYIGVGEDAVRLEEADEAPERMSIRLTQVPDLEFDEETGEYDYESFHDEGGDSYLIPLEIVFRNSVPIGSSLRSRKEPSDFGLDYDDWPDEHVDLDSPIVEFSTKFEDKDRYLDEDEASEISGKAEIDELRETAREVNRVVTEKADEVGLSHEDGKIECLYYDGDILVADVVGTFDENRFLYDGEQISKEFLRGFYKGYDPDWVSAVEDAKKEADERGVADWKSLCEVDPKPLPDDVAATASELYTSGANLYTGRDWFDAPELAEVVEKMRRQTS from the coding sequence TCTTCGACTGGGGAAAGATGCCCGACAAGATAGAGTCGAAGGGGAGATCCCTCTGCACGATGGGGGCGTACAACTTTGAACTCTTAGAGGACGAGGGAATAGAGACACATTACATAGGGGTCGGAGAAGACGCCGTGCGCCTCGAAGAAGCCGACGAAGCTCCCGAGAGGATGTCTATACGTCTCACACAGGTTCCCGACCTGGAGTTTGACGAAGAGACGGGAGAGTACGACTATGAGAGCTTCCACGACGAGGGAGGCGACAGCTACCTGATACCCTTAGAGATAGTCTTCAGGAACTCCGTACCTATAGGCTCGTCTCTCAGGAGTAGGAAGGAGCCGTCGGATTTCGGGCTCGACTACGACGACTGGCCCGACGAACACGTCGATCTCGACTCGCCGATAGTCGAGTTCTCGACTAAGTTCGAGGACAAGGACAGATACCTCGACGAAGACGAGGCGTCAGAGATCAGCGGCAAGGCGGAGATCGACGAACTCCGTGAGACGGCGAGAGAGGTCAACCGCGTAGTGACCGAGAAGGCAGACGAGGTCGGGCTATCACACGAGGACGGCAAGATAGAGTGTCTCTACTACGACGGCGACATACTCGTCGCAGATGTCGTCGGAACCTTCGACGAGAACCGTTTCCTCTACGACGGCGAACAGATAAGCAAGGAGTTCCTCCGTGGCTTCTATAAGGGATACGACCCCGACTGGGTCTCGGCGGTAGAAGACGCGAAGAAGGAGGCGGACGAGAGGGGCGTCGCCGACTGGAAGTCGCTGTGTGAGGTCGATCCTAAGCCGCTTCCCGACGACGTCGCAGCGACCGCGAGTGAACTCTACACCTCGGGCGCGAACCTCTACACGGGAAGAGACTGGTTCGACGCGCCCGAACTCGCCGAAGTAGTCGAGAAGATGCGTCGACAGACGTCTTAG